Genomic window (Nymphaea colorata isolate Beijing-Zhang1983 chromosome 1, ASM883128v2, whole genome shotgun sequence):
TGATTAAACTACTTCTTGAAAGTTaactttttgatattttataaaGTGCTAGGAGAAAACATTTAACTTATTTCTTGaaagttaaaaatattattcacCATCtatttttggcaaaaaaacTTTACATGCAGTACATTGTGAGGCATCAATCAAGTTTATTAATTTACCGGTTTATATATAACCAATACATTACGTTTACTTAGTTTATAAATTCCATTAATCCTATATTTTAATTGTGAATATAAATAATTCTAGACTTAAATTAATGGAAATTAGtaactacaattttttttgttgctgctgCGAAAACAAACTATAAATTTGTGCTTAAAAGTTGATCTTGCAAGAAGGCAAATCAGGTAACGATCGGAAGGCAAGGTAATAGTTTGTACATTCCGAGGCCCGTCAGGAGTTATGGCAAAGAAGATCAGGTCCTCTTCAACGTCGACCTGCAACCAAATGGAATTTTCAGAATCTTCGACCATGTTATTCTGAAAAGCTATACGGGAAGTCATGAAAGGTTCCAAAAGTAATTGTAATTTCAGTTTAGAACACACAAATAAATTTCCATGGTTTCCTTAGGAAGGGAATAAAATTACTCTACTTTAAAATTAATTCTTAATCTATATAGAAGATTTTATCTTAAGTTTCAATGTCTGCAGTTCTCGGTTTCAGGGGTTTGCTTACAATCTATATAGACATAAGAGTTCATGAAACGAATATTAAATGCCTTTCAATGCAAGGAACAAAGCCTTGTATATGTCAAAGGATTTAATAAATAATCTAGTCCCCAATTCGGGCATAACATAAGATAAAATGGTCGACTTTCATGCCCTTCGATCCGATCGACCTACCCGAGAATAGATTGAAGGGCCAGGTCCTATAGGTGCCCTCCGCAATGTCAAGTGTATTTTGAAGCATTAAAGTTGTATAGAGCCACATGTAAGCAActgtgggcagttgcccgcaCAAGCCCcgtaacatttttttatatatgttcatATCGATCTATTCAATTTTtcgaaaataaaaagaaaaatgagtttctcggagaaaacaaaaaaacaatgtAACAGGAGAATATGGCGTTATTTTTATCATGGGTAGCAGCTCAATAGCGCTGCCCGATCATAGTAtacattattttatcattttgtgaTTATATTTTTGCAATATTCGATGTCTGATGTTGATTCACTACGTTCGCTGATATTCTTCtcaaaaaattctcaaaaactttGCTTATGATATTCCAATATTGGTTcttcataagaaagaaagcTGTGGACCAAAGGCTGGCACAGATCAAAGCGGGAGAACAATTAATTTAGGTATGAGTGTTCTAAATTGTGAGTGTTCTATGAATTATCTGTTCTAAGATTgtgacagattcatagaacacctGCTGATGTTTTGAGCCTTTCTATCAGTTGTGAAAGCTTCCAAAGATcgtaacatgtatatatgcctTGAACGTATTGCTAGAATGCTGATCAAGATCTTACCTCTTGATTAGCAGTGTATTATTCCATGTACATGGAATTCTTCAGTCCCATCCTCTGAATTGCAAAGGCTGAATACGCATTGGAGTTTCTCTATGCATGTAATGAAACCCTTATCAAACATTAAACGCCCAATCATATCAGTTAAACCATTAAAAGAATTAATCGAAAGGAAATAATGTTTAATGAAGCCACAGACACATGGTTATGTGCCAACATTATGCAAAGGTCAGAAATAAAATCTACACATGAGAAAATCTAGATAAGTTTCCTGATGGATGATATATATACCTCTGTATTCTCTTGGTGGAATGCCTTTCCAACCCATTCTTGTAAGAGGGATCCCAACTTGATATGTCCATAGCCCTTGCCTGCAGGAGACACGTGTGGGCAATTGACCACACAGTCCAATAAAATGCCCCTCAAAAATATGGTGAATGCCCCTCAGCTAAATATATTCGGCTCCGTCGCTGCTCTATATATGGAGTTTGCAAATCTCAGTGGAGGAGTTGAGTCTGAAACtcaaacttttttctctttttcctctcatctctttcatttcatgtttgGTGCCGAATTGGAATTCGGCACCATCTGAAGATGCTTCTCGGCCCATTACCCGATCGATTCGCATGGCCTTGCAGGtagatcaaaattttttttcgaGTCAGCCTCCAGATCTAGGTGGCCATGTATTTGCACAGTGACGCCAAATTGTGGTGGTGGTGTTCCAATTTGGATGAAGTTCTCTAGTGGCTCTTCTCCTTATAAACAAAGAAAGCCAGCTAAGCTTTCACCTTTCATGTGAAACCTCAAAGGTGGCCTTTTAGAAGATATATATGTGAGGAAACAATGGTTCCTATCTTGACTTGTTTGATCAATGGACTTTGAATGCATGTAATTGAATGTAAGTCCTATATATTCAGTGATTATTCCTTTTATGACTTGATATTTAGGGCACGTAATCAAGTCAGATGTACCCTTAAGCATACCCTATTTAACATATTCTCAAATGATGAAAACTCAAACAATGTCCgagtttcatttttaattttacagTCCGAAAacgatccaaatctgactttaACATGCAAAGGTACTGAACATACAACTGAATCCGGATCACATCATAACGTAGAAACCGACTTTTAGAGTGTATCGACAGTGCATGTCGGATATATATTTcaaactaaatccaaattcaatcaaatgtttatttgaaattgaatcccAAACCAATGAGATAATTCCTCAAATTCGAACCCATTATCTGATTTCTTAGTCGGATGTCTAATTTTACAACATATCCCTCACAGCATATGGGTTCACGACATACATAAAGTTTGACCTCCcaggtccttttttttttttttttttgagggggttTGTGTTATAGGAAAACTGCACTAAGagcctgtttggtaggagggaaagggagggaaaggaatggatggaaaaggagggaaaggaatgggaagggaagagaaagggaagggaaaggaatgaaatggaaaggaatggaaagagtGATTAAAAAggttgtttggatagaaagagaagggaaatgaatggaataaaaaaaaagactaaatagcACATAAATTTAGAAATGggtgaaagaaaaggaggggtaGTGTGGgaacaaaaaactttttcacttactttctttcctttccttcccaatccgttCGATTTGGGAGAGGAGAGATTTACACTAaacaatccctccctttcctttcttttccttttcctcccctTGCAACCAAACACGTCTTgcccctttcccttcctttccctcctaccaaacaggccctaaatTCAaagaattttagatttttaggGCACTATTATATACAAAATAAGAAATTGGTTGAGGTCAATGACAtgaaaatctaaattttttgtGAGATCGTGTGAACGACTGCCTACACATGTTCACATGTAACTAAGAGGAATGGATTGTGCATGTTTACAACATCAATTCACCCCATACTAACTGCTAGGCCTCGCGTCAGGCTGCCTGACCTGATAAGAGTTGGGTTCAGGCATGCTCGAAACTCGAGTCTCGGCTCGgcctggttaaaataaaaaatattagaatacaaaataaatttttttaatataaaatatatttttattaatgaaatatatattattaataaaaaataatattaaataatttaccgaaccaattttttttctaacccGATTTTGATCAAGCTAGGTACTGAGTACCTTTGAGTACCCAGCCGGATGCCCAGCCCTACTAGCGGCTAGTCTTAGCCCAACCAGCTATATCAAATCCTTTGGAACTCACAGGAAGGCAGAGCTTGGTTGGGGCCACCTTCtcttacattttcaaaaataaaaaaaacatgtagtttttaaaaaaaatatttaacttatataacaattttgaaaatttatttttaagcCCTTGTTGAAATTTTACAACTATAGTTTAactaatgaatttttttttgttccaccCCTGCTCACAAGCTTTCCTTGTTAGCTGCACTCTTATGCACATTATGACTTATAGAAGCTGGGTGATTTGCTCTATCACAGGCAGAGACCAAACTTGGTTATATGCATTACCAGTACACTGGTGTACAAAATTTTCATGCGTCAAAATGGTTACGATGGAAACGCCTTCGttcacatgaaaaaagaaaactttttgaaaaaacaaataaaaatctaaaaaagcaaaaaaaaactatgaaaaacctatttaaaaaatattaaaaaattcccTTACTCTTACTGCATATGTCTACGCGGAGACATTATTCCCTTCACGCTGAACGAACACTACTTTAAAGTACATGCCATGGTTTTGAGAACCGGAATCGTTGGTGTGGATGTGAGTTATGTCCTAGCTAAGGTCTCTCCAGTGTCCAAGCATGGAAGAAGCTTCTTGATGACGAACTAAAGGAATTGGGACACGGTAATCAGGGTGTTGCATGGCGCGGGCTTGCTGAATCTGCTGATTGATACGTTGTTGGAATGAGCagtgacaaagaaaaagaagttggGAAAGAAATTTTAGAAGATCAGAGCAGTTGAATGTCATAAGCTTTGGAAGAATACAAAAAACTCAAAAGAATGGCAGCagcaaaatgatgaaaaagaagaaaacttcaaaaagaaaaggggatGGCAAGATCAGAATCATGCCTGTCTCCTTGTTGGATACGATCGACCTGAGCCCATATAAGATGTAAATTCGTATACATTCTTAGTAAATATCTGATATGAGTTCAGATTGATCTTATCCAACAAGAAGAACTTTAGGgccaaaataactttaaatttCTTGATGCTCTTAAAGGAGTTGCGTTTAGACAAAGCCTAGAGATTCACAACAGCTTGGAAGAGAATACCAAGTAAAGAAAATGTTTACAGGAGCATTGAAAGATACGATTTGTAAAACCTGCAAAGCAGTTGACTGTTCCCAAACCATACTCTTTTAACAGTTGCAAAAGGAAAGGAACCGGggattgaaaaaattttcttcaagGATTTCTTCCAGCAGGTGGCGCGGCAGTCATGCAGATATTATCATCTTGCATAGCAATGAGATTGATGCTATATATGCAAAATTCTTCAACAATAAACTCGTTTGTTCTGCTGATCAGAAAAGTAACCATTTTCTTGTTAACAGTCTGCACCATGATCAATTGAATCATGATGTCAGCTGGTCCAAAAGGAATTTTCATTCCTGATTTTCGCCTGCCATTTTAGATTGCTGATCAGATTTGTAATATCTTCCCACAGTTTTCCACAAACCACAGCAGATGCCACCTTCTCTTCCTTATGAATGATAGCATTTCTAGTTTTCCAAATTTGCCATGATAACATTGGGAAGGAGAATCTCCAACATTTCCTTATGAATTAAGGATTTTTTGACTTTCACACTCCACCAACACTgaacttttttaaaagaaatttccAAATAATCGTAGTCCATTCGCAGTGAAGAAATTTAGAAAGAACAAGTGTCCTTGCTAGCTGAGAAATGACAACATCGATTAGCAAGATTAACACCAAAATGCTGTAGTCTGtcaaatgttgaaaattttctcttgtAGGATGAGAAATAGTGTTCATTGTTCTCTACTTATAGATCCATTTTTCCAGAACTTCCAAGTTCCGAGTTGCAGTTTCTAAGACCATGATAATTGTCTGTTATCGTCAAACTGAGAACAGGAACGCCTCTCCAGGTTAGTAGAACATAAAAGACAGGAGAGAAGATAAAGCCCCTTAGCTACGGTGAACTTTCCCCGTGTTTGATGGCCTCTTTGTTCTTCAAAGATAACTCCCGTGTGATATGCTTATATCTTTTATCTTCCTTGTATAAGGGTTCTCCATTCCTCGGAATCAAGATATGAGGGTTTCAGAATATTCTTCACCTGTTCTGGATCAATTATGTACTTCTAGAGACCCATCTTAAGCACCAACTACCAAGTGTCCCTGCATGGAAAGATCAACTCGAGAAGGATTAACAATTAGCTTCCTTAACAACACTCTGGTCCCTGGAATTCTCCCTTCTGTTCCATGGAGatagaaagaggaggaggaggaagagcttgttaattatttgaaccattttttaaaatttcttataaTCAATTATTTACAGattaaaagaacatgatttagGCTATATTACGTGATGCTTTCAAACTGTTTACTTTTGTTTAACTAAAATAAATGGTTTCAGTTAATCTCAGAATATATTATCCTCGATACGAAAGAAGAAAGTTACGGTAGTTAATTATCAACAatcgttatttttttttcataaaaattactagtggttcatgaaaaaaaaattctggctccgctcGCGAGGGCTACGGATAGTGAGATAAAAGATGCAAatcttctaatatatatatatatatatatatatatattacagagagagagagaaaggaaaagataagAAAGATACTTATCAGGCAAATAAATGAGATTTCTTCTTAATACTGTGACATTATTGAGATCTTTAAAGTTATGTTTCTATTATATATTTCACTATATAAGTGCAATACTTTCAACTAATCCTAGAACTGTCATTCTGCTTGTCATCAGTGTTTAACTTTATGCTCATTGGAATGAAACGTGGAAGAATCGGCCGAGCTTGACTTTCTTTCAGATGCAGCGAGTTAAATGAAACAAGTTTTCCACACTTCATATTATgcacttaaagaaaaaaaaaacattgaagatGAAATCACTTGAGAACTTTTGACGCCTGTAGATGTTCTACTAGAAAAACTCACACTCTTTCTTTATGCATAAGTCGGAACACTGAGAAATCAGATTTGATACAATGGGTTGATAATCATGACAGTGAATTGTGGGTGGATTAAAGAAAGAATCTGAAACTGAAAATACATTGTGGAGATTTCATCGAATTCAACCAAGATTTTCGAGTGCACTAACTATCGGATCCGATAAAGGCCGGGTAAGGGTCCAGACCTATCCGTTTCCCTCGTCAGCGTGTTACGGCGTTTCGGACTGGGTTCTggatcgagagagagagtgggagggCTCTGCTGCTCGGGAAAGAGGGCAAGAGAGCTCCCAAGCCGTTCGACGAGCAGCGAGAGGAAGGAGGTGAAGTGAAGGGAAGAATCTTCGTGAAGGGCTCCCGCCGCCAATCTCTCTCCTGCAAAGCCGCAACATTTTCCTCTACCTCTGCGTACTTTTCCCGCCCCTTCGTCTTCTGATCGAGGCCACCGCTGCGCTTTGTCTCATTTTTTCCGGGGCAAGAAGAACAGGAAGAAATGAGTCGCTACGATGGCCGAATGGGCGACCCTGGTTCATACCGCGATAGAAAAAGGTAAACCATCTTcacttttcttcctcctttccttttcttcccaccACAAAACCATTtactgactctctctctctctctctcgctgtcttCCTTCTAGTGATAGTTTCGGCAGCGGTTCGACCGGTTATGGCAGATATTCCGGCGGCGGCACGGGGAGCTTTGACGTGGGTGGTGGTCGGTCCAGGCCAGAATTCGAGAACTCGGCATTGTCGAAGCAGGATTTGGATGGTCTGCCTCCATTCGAGAAGAATTTCTATATCGAGTCCCCAGATGTTTCCTCGATGACGGAACCAGAGGTCGAGGATTACCGTCGCCGGCGGCAGATAACAGTCGAGGGTCGTGACGTTCCCAAGCCTGTGAAGAATTTCCGCGATGTTGGGTTCCCTGGTAATTCGATTGTCGAGTTTGTTCCCATCGTTGTTTATCGTCGTAATATGCTTATTTTCTCCTCAACTCTTTCTTATTTGGGTTGTGCTCTTCTTTTCAATTGCTGGTGATTTTCTGTGGAACTGAGAAAATTATCCCCTATTGAGTGGGGTCTTTGGTTGTTCCGTGAAGGTGGTGGTGTTGTCTATCTTGATTCGTTTGTTTCTTTCGAGATTATTTGTTCGTTATTGCGATGAGAAAGTGTAATGCACAATGCCAACTATGCGTTGGGTTTaactttattgtttttttttccctttatgcATAAACGCTATCTGTTGTGTAAATTAATCTGTTTAAGGCAGTTTCATTTTTATATGTCAAAGTAGCAGTTGAAAGTGAAGAGGTATTGGTTTTGTCTTTGGACTGATCGAGTTGCCACTGTTGCTTTGACTTCATGTTTGTTCGTCCTTCCATTGCTAGGATGCCCAATGTCGTGCTCAGCTGATTAGGACATTGCTCTTTTACTAAGATATGCTTCGTATGCCTTCCTTATGTAAGGGAGAGTTTTCTGACGTCACATGTGATTCGAAATTTTAGTAGTCGTTCAAGGATTACTTTGTTTGCTGGGTTGTATCAATGAGCAGCAGAATGTGCATGTTGTAGTGCCACTGTGGATTGGAGCTCCAAGCTGTTAGGAGGTGTTATCGAAAAATGGTTGCTCATATTTGAAACTATGCCCTGTTTATGCCTTTATGGCACAATTTCATGAACCTTATCCATGGTTTGGATTAGGAACTCATATCTATAAAGCAatatctttttttctgtttgatttgTAGTACTAGCAAAGCAATGGGAAAAAGTCAGGCTAGCAAGTGTATGATATGAAGTGTTTACATTTAACTTATAGAATGTATCTGCTGGCAATGGTGGTGCTTGATAATGATATGACCAGAATATAGTTGCAATATTCAGAGCGAGATCATTTGTATAGATCTAGAGCGCTTGGCCATAAAAGCAAGTTCTCAAACTGCATGCTGACCAGTTACATCTCTAGCTATGTGACATGGTTTTGACATTTCCTAAGCACGTGTTTGTTTTGGTCATCATATTGTACATGGGATAGATTCACATTTGTTGGCCttttatttgattcttttaagtAGGTTCTATTAGTGCTTGGTTTTAGAAGCAATCTGAAGTAGCGAAATTTCTCTCCACTCTTGACAAGTACTTTGAATTTTGACCTATGTAGTTAAAAGTGTTAGGAGGCAGAACCCATAAAAGTCCTATTTGGGGCCTAGGCAAGCCTACTCAAATgaggaaaaagataaagaggGAAAAGGGTCAAAGTGGGGGTTTTGAACTCCATCTCGATCAATATACTAGAAGATAGAGTAAACAAACAGGAGCATTGATGTGCTTTTAATCAAAAGATTCTGACCAGTTTTTTATGCTTGAGAAGACCCAAAGTTTCTTTAATTTGGTTCATTTTTGGTATCAGAGACAAGAAGAGTTCATTTAATTATTATGTTTGAGACTGAGATAACATGAGGTGTGTATTAAGCTATACTTGGGAAGGCTAGCTTTCAGTTGCAATCTGGGTTTGCTTGCTGAAACTGCTCTGTAGACACCTTTATGGTGATTTTGTGTTGTTGGGTCATATTTGCAGCCATGTGCTCATCGAGATTGTATTTTTCATAATGGACAAAGGTCAGCTGATATATGTGAAACTCAGTGACACCAGCTACAACTACTCTAAGTTCATGGTAGTAGCAATAGAGGGGCATGGCCTGACGAAAACTGTTGTTATTCACATTGCCACAGATAACAAATTGGCACAATCAATGATCTAGTCTAATTGGGAGGTATGATTTTGGAAATTATAAGATCAAGGCATGCCTGCTTTAATTAGTTGAGCAAATTATTGCCACACATCACCAGAGGTTAAGGCAGCAGACTGTGCTTGCCGATTCTTGGATAAGAATATAAAGAAGAGTAGGCGAGATACTCATGGTCTTCTACAATTGAGAAGATTGAGCATAACAAAGAAAGCATTGAATACTAGTACAAGAAAATGCAACAACTATGTATGCTTAACATGGATTCATATTATTTTAAGCCAGCAAGGTGCAAAAGGTATAAAACATCGAGAAGTTAAGACTAAAACTTAAAGCTCATGTTGTTAAGCTCCTCATGCCTCTTGCTACACAATTTTATAATATTCACCATGTGATATCTATGTACCTGCCTTACTTATTCACCAATCCTATCCCAAGCCTATGGAGAAGCAGATGAAGAGCCAAAATTATGGCAAGTAATGGCATTCACTTTGTGATATGGTATCTATATTGCTGCCTTATTCACCAATCTTATCCCCAAGCCTATGAAGAAGCAGTTGAAGAGCCACAGTTGTGGCAAGTAATGGCTAAGGAGTTGGATGTAAAAAGGTTACATGCATGTATGACTTCCTGAAGAAAAATACTCAATTAGATGAAAGTAGGCATAGAAGTTGAAGATGTAAACTTATAAAACCTTAGAAAGACACAAGGTGTTGAGTCTGTTGACAAAGGTGGTAAGGCTGGTGTCTAATGGATATATTCAGTCTATAGGGCTGATTTTACAACAATTGAGCAATGATATTAGGGACAACCATCACAAGGAATGACTTTGATCCTAATGCTAAGCTAATGAAAGGTTCCTTTTGTATCTGTCTTCTTATTCCAGGATATTGATATATGCTGTGGGTAGGTTAGAATAGGTGTTGCAAAGGAAGTCTTTTACCGGAAGAATGTTCAGAGACTTACACAGTGTTTGGCACTGGTGCTGCCATTGCATCATCGGAAGATTCATTTTCATTGGGATTTTTGGCAGGTTTAATCTTTGGAGAAATCGGTGTTCTGAATTTATAGAAGATTATTCTTGTACTTGCTTGACCCTGAGAAAAGAAGGCTGCCAGCTTAAGCAAATGGTTGTATTCTCTTGCCGTCAAATTGTGATTCTACCTAGTCTGGGAAGACTACttgtttggattttggaagaCTTGTCCTTCTTGGGAATTAAGCTAGTAACATTGGCATGTATGACCAAACAGGCTATCTATAGGTTGCTTAGATTCGAGTACTTTTTTTCATCTTAGCTGGCCAGAATATTCAGCTCAAAGTACAGCTATGGTTTGTGTTCAAGCTTGTAGGATGTGATGCAACTGTTAACTCAGACAATAAGTCTTATGTTAATATTTAATAGGTATTACATTCTCTACACTACAGCATGTACTCTCTAACGTTTGATCACATACTAAACATCCAATAAGTGAAGTCGTAAAGAGAATTACAGTGTACACCTAGAATAATGTTGTTAACTTGTTATCCATACACTCGAATATCTTATTTTAGCTCCTTGGTTTACATTCTTATACTTTCAGAATCTATACAACGGATCAATCTATTTTCGAGGAGAATGTCAAAATCTAAACTTGGAAGTATGAATAAACTGAAGTTGTAACATGAATATAGTGATGGTTTCAGTATTTATAGGAGAGATGTGATGTTGAGAAAATGGCTGAACAAGTTATTTCTATGTGGAtttcttttttggcttcaaTAACTATTTGCTGTATCAATTATTACCTGAAGTTGGATTCATTCTTTCTGATTATATAAGgtttctttgattttgatttcagaTTATGTCATGCAAGAGATTGTTAAAGCTGGATTTGTTGAGCCAACACCAATCCAATCTCAAGGCTGGCCAATGGCTCTAAAAGGACGTGATCTTATAGGTATTGCTGAGACAGGTTCTGGAAAAACGCTTGCCTATCTTTTGCCTGCCATTGTCCATATCAATGCTCAGCCTATTCTGTGTAAGTATAGATGCCAAAGACTGTGTATGATGCTTCAGATCATATATATTGAGTATGCTTAGTTCAACATTTTTGCTGCCTCAGCTCCCGGTGATGGTCCAATTGTTCTAGTTCTCGCCCCTACACGTGAACTTGCTGTACAGATACAGCAAGAGGCTACCAAGTTTGGatcttcatcaaaaataaaGAATACTTGTATATATGGTGGTGTACCAAAGGGACCTCAAGTTCGTGATCTGCAGAAAGGTCTGTGATAGATCTGGTCAAATGCTTGTAGGCCATGCAAGCTAATGAGTAAAGTGTTATTTGTCTTACTCCTTGTATGTTCTTTTTAAGCAGGTGTTGAAATTGTTATAGCTACACCAGGACGGCTGATTGATATGCTAGAATCACATGTTACTAATCTGAGGAGGGTTACATACCTTGTCTTGGATGAAGCTGATAGAATGCTAGATATGGGGTTTGAACCTCAGATTAGAAAAATTATTTCGCAGGTACACACCTCCTGTATTTTTAAGTTACTTTTAACTTTATTAATTTACAGGTGGTTTAAACTTAAAGATTAGGATGGTATCCATTTATTCTCCTTGCATTTAATATTTGTTGGACATTCTCGTTTCCTGCATTTTCCAATTAAGCGATTTCATCATGATTGACAGTTTTGTAATTTGGACAGAAAGTTGCTAAAGCATGACCAGGGTCTTGCATGTGCTGGTGCATGGTCTTCACGAGGGCTAATGCTTGTCCACATAACTGTAGCCTTAACATGTGCCTGAGTGTGTTTCATACATGTATATTTTTAGTAATTCTTGAACCTGCCTCTGGCATAAACAAGGTAGTGATTATTCAGAACATCACCTTTTAGTTAAAATGAATGATAAGCAGGTAACTAGCAGTATGAGACGAAATTCAAACAGGTTCATTGCT
Coding sequences:
- the LOC116245245 gene encoding DEAD-box ATP-dependent RNA helicase 20 — protein: MSRYDGRMGDPGSYRDRKSDSFGSGSTGYGRYSGGGTGSFDVGGGRSRPEFENSALSKQDLDGLPPFEKNFYIESPDVSSMTEPEVEDYRRRRQITVEGRDVPKPVKNFRDVGFPDYVMQEIVKAGFVEPTPIQSQGWPMALKGRDLIGIAETGSGKTLAYLLPAIVHINAQPILSPGDGPIVLVLAPTRELAVQIQQEATKFGSSSKIKNTCIYGGVPKGPQVRDLQKGVEIVIATPGRLIDMLESHVTNLRRVTYLVLDEADRMLDMGFEPQIRKIISQIRPDRQTLYWSATWPKEVEQLARQFLYNAYKVVIGSIDLKANHAIRQHVEIVSESQKYNKLVKLLEDIMDGSRILIFMDTKKGCDQITRQLRMDGWPALSIHGDKSQAERDWVLSEFRAGKSPIMTATDVAARGLDVKDVKFVINYDFPGSLEDYVHRIGRTGRAGAKGTAYTFFTAANARFAKELIAILEEAGQKVSPELAAMGRGAPPSASGHGSFRDRGRGFGGRSWN